One window of Saccharopolyspora phatthalungensis genomic DNA carries:
- a CDS encoding ferredoxin family protein encodes MRQYPDMSFEDRMDTVDFEVGQRPHITVDSDICRSCTTKECVHACPAKLFVPTGDGGILFNYEQCFECGTCYQICNKAGAITWTYPDGGHGVVFRKG; translated from the coding sequence ATGCGCCAGTACCCAGACATGTCGTTCGAGGACCGGATGGACACCGTCGACTTCGAGGTCGGGCAGCGCCCGCACATCACCGTGGACTCCGACATCTGCCGGTCCTGCACCACCAAGGAATGCGTCCACGCCTGCCCGGCGAAGCTGTTCGTGCCCACCGGCGACGGCGGAATCCTGTTCAACTACGAGCAGTGCTTCGAATGCGGCACCTGCTACCAGATCTGCAACAAGGCCGGCGCCATCACCTGGACCTACCCTGACGGCGGGCACGGCGTCGTGTTCCGGAAGGGCTGA
- a CDS encoding FAD-dependent oxidoreductase gives MPEKSSVDAVVVGAGPAGASAALELARAGRSVILLERGPFPGAKNVYGGVVYGRVLDEVLPGWWEDAPVQRWVTRRSTMMMTPTQALTIDFRTEDWGNAPYNGMTTYRADFDAWLAGKAVDAGAQLVTSTVATELLRDAAGRVVGVRTDRPDGDIRAELVIACDGVNSFLAKQAGLLPQTDAEQHTLGVKETLALPRKTIEERFGLSGDDGADFEILGCTGDISGGGFLYTNRDTVSVGVVLSLTGLAKSGRRPEEVLADLKAHPAIAPYLRGAELKEYSAHLIPEGGYRSMPPLTTDGLLVAGDAAAMCLAAGIWLEGVNFAIGSGLAAGRTAAEAIATGETSRLTGYRKRLEDNFVLTDHKNLQGAAHLVLSERVQQQYPRLLCDFAQEVFTVRNPEPKPGLGKLFRRTAARHGVRLRQLAADAWAGFRIFG, from the coding sequence ATGCCTGAGAAGTCCAGTGTGGACGCCGTGGTGGTCGGCGCGGGCCCGGCCGGGGCATCCGCCGCGTTGGAGCTGGCCCGGGCGGGCCGCAGCGTGATTTTGCTGGAGCGCGGACCGTTCCCCGGCGCCAAGAACGTCTACGGCGGCGTCGTCTACGGCCGGGTGCTCGACGAAGTCCTACCCGGCTGGTGGGAAGACGCGCCGGTGCAACGGTGGGTCACCCGCCGCAGCACCATGATGATGACCCCCACCCAGGCCCTCACGATCGACTTCCGCACCGAGGACTGGGGGAACGCACCGTACAACGGGATGACCACCTACCGCGCGGACTTCGATGCTTGGCTGGCGGGCAAAGCCGTGGACGCCGGCGCGCAGCTGGTGACCTCCACGGTCGCCACCGAGCTGCTGCGCGACGCCGCCGGCCGCGTCGTCGGCGTCCGAACCGACCGGCCCGACGGCGACATCCGAGCGGAGCTGGTCATCGCCTGCGACGGAGTGAACTCGTTCCTCGCCAAGCAGGCCGGCCTGCTCCCGCAGACCGACGCCGAGCAGCACACCCTCGGCGTGAAGGAAACCCTCGCGCTGCCGCGCAAGACGATCGAGGAACGCTTCGGGCTCAGCGGCGACGACGGCGCGGACTTCGAAATCCTCGGCTGCACCGGAGACATCTCCGGCGGCGGCTTCCTTTACACCAACCGCGACACCGTCAGCGTCGGTGTGGTGCTCTCGCTGACCGGCCTCGCGAAGTCCGGACGACGGCCCGAAGAAGTGCTCGCCGACCTCAAAGCCCACCCCGCGATCGCTCCCTACCTGCGGGGCGCGGAGCTCAAGGAGTACTCCGCGCACCTGATCCCGGAAGGCGGCTACCGGAGCATGCCGCCGCTCACCACGGACGGCCTGCTGGTCGCCGGGGATGCGGCCGCGATGTGCCTGGCCGCCGGAATCTGGCTGGAAGGAGTCAACTTCGCCATCGGCTCCGGCCTGGCGGCGGGCCGGACCGCCGCCGAGGCCATCGCCACGGGCGAGACCTCCCGGCTCACCGGTTACCGCAAGCGGCTGGAGGACAACTTCGTGCTGACCGACCACAAGAACCTGCAGGGCGCTGCGCACCTGGTCCTGTCCGAGCGGGTCCAGCAGCAGTACCCCCGACTGCTCTGCGACTTCGCCCAGGAGGTCTTCACGGTCCGCAACCCGGAACCAAAACCCGGACTCGGCAAGCTGTTTCGCCGAACCGCCGCCCGGCACGGCGTCCGGCTGCGGCAACTCGCCGCGGACGCCTGGGCAGGCTTCCGGATCTTCGGCTGA
- a CDS encoding mycofactocin system FadH/OYE family oxidoreductase 2, with the protein MTRHLFSPLRIGPVTVRNRIVFSAHLTNYAQDGLPSEQHAAYYAARAAGGAGLVITEEHSTHPTDWPYEKLVHGFHRSVVPGYRRITEAVHAHAVPIFAQLNHNGGQASSMYSRLPVWAPSAVPDPMFREVPKAIDVHEIAEVVAGYATVAGHCAEGGFDGVELQCSHSSIVRGFLSPATNMRTDAYGGSLANRARILLEIINAVREALGPDRALGVRLCGDELIEGGTTIDEAVEVARMVEATGKVDYINTSIGVATSTLYMIEASMAIPPGYALFISNAIRRAVRLPVVGVGRIKDPLQAERALEEGHCDLVGVVRGQIADPDFVAKARSGHGSDIRTCLSCNQECVGRMGLNRWLGCIENPRTGRESVPLPIPRARKRVLVVGGGPAGLQAASTAAERGHHVTLFEREQATGGQVAVAATIPSRAEFLDVVRNLRAECERYGVDIKTGVAATAELLRDEHPDAVVLATGARPQPVPWAGGLDRVVDVRDVLEGRTTPSGDVLIVDDLGFHQASSVAELLADRGCRVRISTAGMVVCQDLGVTLDMETFNVRAHAKGIEQHTDEVVMSASAGQNGVALQILKHTTGEMTEARFDWVVCAAHQAPEDALWHELKGAAFPVYRVGDCIAPRRAHAAVVEGHRVAVGL; encoded by the coding sequence ATGACCCGCCACCTGTTCTCCCCGCTGCGCATCGGCCCGGTCACGGTGCGCAACCGCATCGTGTTTTCGGCACACCTGACCAACTACGCCCAGGACGGGCTGCCCAGCGAGCAGCACGCCGCCTACTACGCGGCGCGGGCCGCCGGTGGCGCGGGCCTGGTGATCACCGAGGAGCACTCGACGCACCCGACGGATTGGCCGTACGAGAAGCTGGTCCACGGATTTCACCGGTCGGTCGTGCCCGGCTACCGCCGGATCACCGAAGCCGTCCACGCCCACGCCGTCCCGATCTTCGCCCAGCTCAACCACAACGGCGGGCAGGCGTCGTCGATGTACTCGCGGCTTCCGGTGTGGGCGCCCTCGGCCGTGCCGGACCCGATGTTCCGGGAAGTGCCGAAGGCGATCGACGTCCACGAGATCGCCGAGGTAGTGGCCGGATACGCCACCGTCGCCGGGCACTGCGCCGAGGGCGGGTTCGACGGCGTGGAGCTCCAGTGCTCGCACTCCTCGATCGTGCGGGGATTTCTGTCCCCGGCGACGAACATGCGAACCGACGCCTACGGCGGCTCGCTGGCCAACCGCGCCCGGATATTGCTGGAGATCATCAACGCGGTGCGCGAGGCGCTGGGCCCGGACCGCGCGCTGGGCGTGCGTCTGTGCGGTGACGAGCTGATCGAAGGCGGCACCACCATCGACGAGGCCGTCGAGGTCGCGCGGATGGTGGAAGCCACCGGCAAGGTCGACTACATCAACACCTCGATCGGCGTGGCGACCTCGACCCTGTACATGATCGAGGCGTCGATGGCGATTCCGCCGGGCTATGCCCTGTTCATCTCCAACGCGATCCGCCGGGCCGTGCGATTGCCGGTGGTGGGGGTCGGGCGGATCAAGGACCCGTTGCAGGCCGAACGCGCGCTGGAGGAAGGCCACTGCGACCTGGTCGGCGTCGTGCGCGGACAGATCGCCGACCCCGACTTCGTGGCCAAGGCCCGGTCCGGGCACGGCAGCGACATCCGAACCTGCTTGTCGTGCAACCAGGAATGCGTCGGCCGGATGGGCCTCAACCGCTGGCTGGGCTGCATCGAAAACCCCCGCACCGGCCGGGAATCCGTGCCGCTGCCGATACCTCGGGCCCGCAAGAGGGTGCTCGTCGTCGGGGGCGGACCGGCGGGACTCCAGGCGGCGTCGACGGCGGCGGAGCGCGGCCACCACGTGACCCTCTTCGAACGGGAGCAGGCGACCGGCGGTCAAGTCGCGGTCGCCGCAACGATTCCCAGCCGGGCGGAATTCCTTGACGTGGTGCGAAACCTGCGCGCGGAATGCGAACGCTACGGAGTGGACATCAAAACGGGCGTGGCGGCGACAGCCGAGCTGCTGCGCGATGAGCACCCAGACGCGGTCGTGCTCGCGACCGGCGCCCGGCCGCAGCCGGTGCCCTGGGCCGGGGGCCTCGACCGGGTCGTCGACGTCCGCGATGTGCTGGAAGGCCGCACAACCCCGTCCGGCGACGTGCTGATCGTCGACGATCTCGGATTCCACCAGGCGTCCTCGGTCGCCGAGCTGCTCGCCGACCGCGGCTGCCGGGTGCGGATCTCCACCGCGGGCATGGTGGTCTGCCAGGACCTCGGCGTGACATTGGACATGGAGACCTTCAACGTCCGGGCCCACGCGAAGGGAATCGAGCAGCACACCGACGAAGTCGTGATGTCGGCGTCGGCCGGGCAGAACGGCGTCGCGCTGCAAATCCTCAAGCACACCACCGGGGAGATGACCGAAGCCCGGTTCGACTGGGTGGTGTGCGCGGCGCACCAGGCACCGGAGGATGCGCTGTGGCATGAGCTGAAGGGAGCCGCGTTCCCGGTGTATCGCGTCGGCGACTGCATCGCGCCGCGGCGTGCCCATGCCGCGGTCGTCGAAGGACATCGAGTGGCGGTGGGTCTGTGA
- a CDS encoding mycofactocin system FadH/OYE family oxidoreductase 1, which yields MRLTDGVRLGAVAAPSRVLFGPHETNLGRGRGISERHVAYYAARAAGGAGVIVTETASVHASDWPYERAPLAAECRIGWQAVAQACRPHGAVVLAGLGHAGSQGSSAFSQSALWAPSRVPDVATREMPMELEQGEIDELVAGFAAAAESAVRAGMHGVEIEAGQYSLLRQFLSGLTNQRGDSYGEDKTRLLREVLAAVRRAVGDRVVGLRLSCDELAPWAGITPEQAAGIVEAVLDGIDYLVVVRGSAMATSATQPDLHTEPGFNIELCRQIREVVREKSGERRALVVLQGSVVEPQQAQQALDDGVADVVEMTRAQIAEPRLVELVRAGHAGRVRPCVLCNQKCRVRDNRNPIVSCIAEPFSGHESDAPGRECTTTRITRREVLVVGGGPAGLEAARVLAEGGHEVEIVEKNDRLGGAALWAAQVGGRGRLRRITDWLESEVRRLGVRVTVGTEATEADLLASGREVLVATGSVPGPRPYDVRGGVVIDVADLLDRHAVPDGPVVVFDPVGDAVGVGVAELLAGQGKETAIVTQDQVVGTQLALTGDLAEANGRLQRAGVRLEKRSLLRELHPDHVLLEDTFTAQRRTLPCAALIHCGHRLPNSDLAEWRRIGDCVAPRTIHEAILEGRRAAHEITELVGGGAR from the coding sequence GTGAGGCTGACCGACGGCGTCCGGCTGGGCGCGGTGGCGGCGCCGTCGCGGGTGCTGTTCGGGCCGCACGAGACGAACCTGGGCCGGGGACGTGGCATCTCCGAGCGGCATGTGGCCTACTACGCGGCGCGGGCGGCCGGGGGCGCCGGAGTGATCGTCACCGAGACGGCCAGCGTGCACGCCTCGGACTGGCCCTACGAACGCGCTCCGCTCGCCGCCGAATGCCGCATCGGTTGGCAGGCCGTTGCGCAGGCATGCCGGCCGCATGGTGCGGTGGTGCTCGCCGGGCTCGGACACGCTGGTTCGCAGGGATCCTCGGCGTTCTCGCAGAGCGCATTGTGGGCGCCGTCGCGGGTGCCGGACGTGGCCACCCGCGAAATGCCGATGGAGCTGGAGCAGGGTGAGATCGACGAGCTCGTAGCGGGCTTCGCCGCCGCCGCGGAATCGGCCGTGCGGGCCGGGATGCACGGTGTCGAGATCGAAGCGGGGCAGTACTCCCTGCTGCGACAGTTCCTGTCCGGACTCACCAACCAGCGCGGCGACTCCTACGGCGAGGACAAGACGCGGTTGCTTCGCGAGGTGCTGGCCGCGGTTCGCCGGGCGGTCGGCGACCGCGTGGTGGGGCTGCGGCTGTCATGCGACGAACTTGCTCCCTGGGCGGGCATCACCCCGGAGCAGGCCGCCGGCATCGTCGAGGCCGTGCTGGACGGGATCGATTACCTCGTCGTGGTGCGCGGATCCGCGATGGCGACCTCGGCGACCCAACCGGACCTGCACACCGAACCCGGCTTCAACATCGAGCTCTGCCGCCAGATCCGCGAGGTCGTGCGCGAGAAGTCCGGTGAGCGGCGGGCACTGGTGGTGCTGCAGGGCAGCGTCGTGGAGCCGCAGCAAGCGCAGCAGGCACTGGACGACGGAGTCGCGGACGTGGTGGAGATGACCCGTGCGCAGATCGCCGAGCCCCGGCTGGTCGAGTTGGTGCGTGCCGGGCATGCGGGTCGGGTCCGGCCGTGCGTGCTGTGCAACCAGAAGTGCCGAGTCCGGGACAACCGCAACCCCATCGTCTCGTGCATCGCCGAACCGTTCAGCGGGCACGAGAGCGACGCCCCGGGACGAGAGTGCACAACCACGCGCATCACCCGGCGGGAGGTGCTGGTCGTCGGCGGCGGGCCCGCCGGGCTGGAGGCGGCGCGGGTGCTGGCCGAGGGCGGGCATGAGGTGGAGATCGTCGAGAAGAATGACCGGCTCGGCGGTGCGGCGCTCTGGGCCGCGCAAGTCGGCGGGCGTGGCCGGCTGCGCCGGATCACCGACTGGCTGGAATCGGAGGTGCGCCGGCTCGGCGTGCGCGTCACCGTCGGCACCGAGGCCACCGAAGCCGACCTGCTCGCCTCCGGGCGGGAAGTGCTGGTGGCGACCGGATCGGTCCCGGGCCCGCGCCCATACGACGTGCGCGGCGGCGTCGTCATCGACGTCGCGGACCTGCTCGACCGGCATGCCGTGCCGGACGGGCCGGTGGTGGTATTCGATCCGGTCGGGGACGCTGTCGGCGTCGGCGTCGCCGAACTGCTGGCCGGGCAGGGCAAGGAGACCGCGATCGTTACCCAGGACCAGGTGGTGGGCACACAGCTGGCGCTGACCGGCGACCTGGCGGAGGCCAACGGCCGGTTGCAGCGTGCCGGGGTGCGGCTGGAGAAGCGCTCGCTGTTGCGGGAGCTCCATCCCGACCACGTGCTCCTGGAGGACACCTTCACCGCGCAGCGCCGCACCCTGCCCTGCGCCGCTTTGATCCATTGCGGACATCGACTGCCCAACTCGGATCTGGCCGAGTGGCGCCGGATCGGTGACTGTGTGGCGCCCCGGACGATCCACGAGGCGATCCTCGAAGGACGCCGCGCGGCGCACGAGATCACCGAACTGGTCGGAGGTGGTGCGCGATGA
- a CDS encoding mycofactocin-associated electron transfer flavoprotein alpha subunit (Built with help from friend_finder, bracket5, and grep mycofactocin) — protein sequence MNGLPEMLAVVIVRDGALPGGADEVAAECGGAVLVVGTGTPEAARAFTAAQRIWTAEVPVIAPAALAAALTPLLNAVDVVVLPASPDGRDIAARLAFQSERPLFAGALRCTAQDADLSRLDDSLEVHVEFDEPVVVTLIPGVRGTPHPVPSPFEPVEPVELTVTLPDVLDAEVVKVLEPEPETVELTEAKRILGGGAGLVRPGEDGSAVMRTLTEVAAALGASAGATRVITDAGWAGHDRQIGTTGVVVDPDLYVAFGISGATQHTGGLGRPAHVVSVNTDPSCPMTAMADLGIVADAREVLHELARRLNGAADA from the coding sequence GTGAACGGACTACCCGAGATGCTCGCCGTCGTCATCGTCCGCGACGGCGCGCTGCCCGGCGGCGCCGACGAAGTGGCGGCCGAATGCGGCGGCGCGGTCCTCGTCGTCGGGACCGGCACGCCGGAAGCGGCTCGTGCTTTCACTGCCGCGCAACGCATTTGGACGGCCGAAGTGCCGGTGATCGCGCCCGCAGCGCTGGCCGCCGCCCTGACTCCGCTGCTCAACGCGGTCGACGTCGTCGTGCTACCGGCATCACCCGACGGGCGTGACATCGCTGCCCGCTTGGCCTTCCAAAGCGAACGGCCGCTGTTCGCCGGTGCCCTCCGGTGCACGGCGCAAGACGCCGATCTGTCCAGATTGGACGATTCACTGGAAGTCCACGTCGAGTTCGACGAGCCCGTCGTGGTGACCCTCATCCCGGGGGTACGCGGAACCCCGCACCCGGTGCCGTCGCCGTTCGAGCCAGTCGAACCGGTCGAGCTGACCGTCACCCTGCCGGACGTGCTCGACGCCGAGGTCGTCAAGGTCCTGGAACCGGAACCCGAAACGGTCGAGCTGACCGAGGCGAAGCGGATCCTCGGCGGCGGAGCCGGGCTGGTGCGACCGGGGGAGGACGGCTCGGCGGTGATGCGGACCCTGACGGAAGTGGCCGCCGCCCTGGGCGCCTCCGCAGGCGCGACACGCGTGATCACCGACGCCGGCTGGGCGGGCCACGACCGCCAGATCGGCACCACCGGGGTCGTCGTCGACCCCGATCTCTACGTGGCCTTCGGCATCTCCGGAGCGACGCAGCACACCGGCGGCCTGGGACGCCCGGCGCACGTGGTGAGCGTGAACACCGACCCGTCCTGCCCGATGACCGCGATGGCCGACCTGGGCATCGTCGCCGACGCGCGCGAGGTCCTGCACGAACTGGCGCGCCGACTGAACGGAGCCGCCGATGCCTGA
- a CDS encoding mycofactocin-coupled SDR family oxidoreductase, with translation MNRVAVVTGAARGIGAAVVDRLAADDWRVVAVDICADIPGATYPLGTRDQLRALAEKWPDSVRDVVADVRDETAVRQAVAVAEAEFGGLDAAVAAAAIMAGGQPLWETSDDQWNALFDVGVRGVANLARAAIPLLLQRPQPRTGRFVALASSAAHRGLYHLAGYNAAKHAVVGLIRGLATDLRGTGINATAVSPGSTRTDMLTATAAYYDLPAAEEFSRHQLVERLLEPDEVAAAVCWLCSEQSSAITGTVVHADGGFTA, from the coding sequence ATGAACAGGGTCGCGGTCGTGACGGGCGCGGCGCGCGGAATCGGCGCAGCGGTCGTAGATCGGCTCGCCGCCGACGACTGGCGCGTGGTCGCGGTCGACATCTGCGCCGACATTCCAGGCGCCACATACCCGCTGGGAACCCGGGACCAACTGCGTGCCCTCGCGGAGAAATGGCCCGATTCGGTCCGCGACGTGGTCGCCGACGTCCGCGACGAGACGGCAGTCCGGCAAGCCGTCGCGGTGGCGGAGGCCGAGTTCGGCGGCCTCGACGCGGCGGTCGCGGCGGCGGCGATCATGGCCGGCGGACAACCGCTCTGGGAAACCTCCGACGACCAGTGGAACGCCCTATTCGACGTCGGCGTCCGAGGCGTGGCGAACCTGGCGCGCGCCGCGATCCCCCTGCTGCTGCAACGACCGCAACCTCGCACAGGCAGATTCGTCGCCCTGGCCTCGTCGGCGGCCCACCGCGGCCTCTACCACCTCGCCGGGTACAACGCGGCCAAACACGCCGTGGTCGGCTTGATCCGCGGCCTAGCCACCGACCTTCGCGGCACCGGAATCAACGCCACCGCGGTGTCGCCGGGATCGACCCGCACGGACATGCTCACCGCCACCGCGGCCTACTACGACCTGCCGGCCGCCGAGGAGTTCAGCCGCCACCAACTGGTCGAACGCCTGCTGGAACCGGACGAGGTGGCGGCCGCGGTGTGCTGGCTGTGCAGCGAACAGTCCTCGGCCATCACCGGAACCGTCGTACACGCCGACGGAGGATTCACGGCATGA
- a CDS encoding mycofactocin-associated electron transfer flavoprotein beta subunit has product MGPQMVVALSWSWRRVRVDPLTGSLHAEDRDRGGNAAELAALEHALRLADELDGRVLAVTVGPVAAEEILRTALAAGAHEAVRIDRDDQLEPGSLAHNGADTAKAIASALHGRAPDLVLCGDRSADGGTGTTPAFLAARLGAAQALGVVKLESNGQSLLAHRRLDGGSREVLRLPRPAVVSLEAAGVRLRRASLPAVLAAQKATIPAIPAEPHRHRPTLPARPLRPRPRELPAPAGATAHDRVLELTGALQDRTPPTVLGPLPAAEAVDELLGYLHRHGYISGETP; this is encoded by the coding sequence ATGGGACCACAGATGGTCGTGGCGTTGAGCTGGTCCTGGCGGCGGGTCCGGGTGGATCCGCTCACCGGGAGCCTCCATGCCGAAGACCGGGATCGCGGCGGCAACGCCGCCGAACTCGCCGCGCTGGAACACGCCCTGCGGCTCGCCGACGAGCTCGACGGCCGTGTGCTGGCGGTGACCGTGGGGCCAGTGGCGGCCGAGGAGATCTTGCGAACAGCCCTGGCAGCCGGCGCGCACGAGGCCGTCCGAATCGACCGGGACGACCAGCTGGAGCCCGGCTCACTGGCACACAACGGCGCCGATACGGCGAAAGCGATCGCGTCGGCGTTGCACGGCCGCGCGCCCGATCTCGTGTTGTGCGGAGACAGATCGGCCGACGGCGGAACCGGAACGACACCGGCCTTCCTCGCGGCAAGACTCGGTGCCGCACAGGCCCTCGGCGTCGTGAAACTCGAATCCAACGGCCAGTCGCTGCTCGCACACCGCCGACTAGACGGCGGCAGCCGGGAGGTATTGCGGTTGCCCAGGCCAGCCGTCGTGTCGCTGGAAGCCGCCGGTGTTCGCCTCCGCCGAGCGAGCCTGCCAGCCGTGCTGGCGGCGCAGAAGGCAACGATCCCCGCCATCCCCGCCGAGCCGCACCGACACCGGCCGACGCTCCCCGCCCGCCCCCTTCGCCCGCGCCCCCGGGAACTGCCCGCCCCAGCCGGTGCCACCGCGCATGATCGTGTGCTCGAACTGACCGGCGCATTGCAGGACCGCACGCCACCGACCGTCCTCGGACCGCTACCCGCGGCAGAAGCGGTCGACGAACTGCTGGGCTACCTGCACCGCCACGGCTACATCAGCGGAGAGACGCCATGA
- the mftF gene encoding mycofactocin biosynthesis glycosyltransferase MftF (Members of this protein family, MftF, are glycosyltransferases, members of PF00535 (glycosyl transferase family 2). The encoding gene is found as part of the mycofactocin cassette, in Mycobacterium tuberculosis, many other Actinobacteria, and occasional members of other lineages. Mycofactocin itself, a putative redox carrier, is a heavily modified derivative of the C-terminal Val-Tyr dipeptide of the mycofactocin precursor MftA (TIGR03969).) gives MTLRLTPDPSLRRYDDGRTLAGGSPFRVLRLSPKGAEAVDGWIDGKAVAGSATGLAQRLVRAGLMHPHYDEAQYGPGDVSAVIPVRDGALTGLLAALDTTAIVIDDGSRQPIPEAAVRHDVARGPAAARNAGWRLARTPLVAFLDADTIPAPGWLEPVLRHFEDPAVAAVAPRVRSTPGSTAIARYESTQSPLDLGGEPGLVRPGSRVSYVPTAALVVRTSALRELDGFDEDLRFGEDVDLIWRLIAHRHLVRYEPAAIVEHAPRTRWTALVRQRFDYGSSAGPLAQRHGDAVAPVRASVWSVVAWILVLTGRTGAGLAVVGGAAALLTRKLGKIGIPPQEAVRLAVHGNVGAGRVFADAIGRAWAPVAIPLLLLSRRGRVVLGLVALRHVLDWARKRPPLDPARWSLARIVDDLAYGCGVARGALKSRSLGPLLPFLTDRGGRSSVQVNDKAEP, from the coding sequence ATGACCCTGCGACTCACGCCCGACCCCAGCCTGCGTCGCTACGACGACGGGCGAACGCTCGCCGGGGGATCGCCCTTCCGCGTGCTGCGGCTCAGCCCCAAAGGCGCAGAAGCCGTCGATGGTTGGATCGACGGCAAGGCGGTGGCCGGCAGCGCCACCGGCTTGGCGCAACGGCTCGTCCGGGCGGGATTGATGCACCCCCACTACGACGAGGCCCAGTACGGTCCGGGCGACGTGAGCGCCGTGATCCCGGTGCGCGACGGTGCACTGACCGGCCTGCTCGCGGCCCTCGACACGACTGCCATCGTCATCGACGACGGCTCCCGCCAGCCGATCCCGGAAGCTGCGGTGCGCCACGACGTCGCACGAGGACCGGCAGCGGCCCGAAACGCCGGCTGGCGACTGGCCCGCACTCCGCTGGTGGCGTTCCTGGACGCCGACACGATTCCCGCCCCGGGCTGGCTCGAACCGGTACTGCGCCATTTCGAAGACCCGGCCGTGGCAGCAGTGGCACCGAGGGTCCGCAGCACGCCCGGCAGCACGGCCATCGCCCGCTACGAAAGCACCCAGTCACCGCTCGACCTGGGCGGCGAACCGGGCCTGGTGCGACCAGGCAGCCGCGTCAGCTACGTCCCGACGGCGGCGCTGGTCGTCCGCACATCGGCGCTACGCGAACTGGACGGTTTCGACGAGGACCTGCGCTTCGGCGAAGACGTCGACCTGATCTGGCGACTGATCGCCCACCGGCACCTGGTGCGCTACGAACCGGCGGCCATCGTCGAGCATGCGCCCCGCACGCGGTGGACAGCTTTGGTGCGCCAGCGGTTCGACTACGGCAGCTCGGCAGGACCGCTGGCCCAGCGGCACGGAGACGCCGTCGCACCGGTCCGGGCGTCGGTGTGGAGCGTGGTGGCCTGGATCTTGGTCCTCACCGGCCGAACCGGAGCCGGGCTGGCCGTGGTCGGCGGCGCGGCGGCCCTGCTGACCCGGAAACTCGGCAAGATCGGCATCCCGCCCCAGGAGGCGGTCCGCCTGGCGGTGCACGGCAACGTCGGCGCCGGCCGCGTCTTCGCCGACGCCATCGGACGAGCCTGGGCACCGGTGGCCATCCCGCTGCTACTGCTCAGCCGCCGAGGAAGGGTCGTGCTCGGGCTGGTGGCGCTGAGGCACGTCCTGGACTGGGCCCGCAAACGCCCGCCACTGGACCCGGCCCGCTGGAGCCTGGCACGCATAGTCGACGACCTGGCATACGGCTGCGGCGTCGCGCGCGGCGCCCTGAAGTCCCGGAGCCTCGGCCCGCTGCTGCCCTTCCTGACCGATCGCGGCGGCCGTAGCAGCGTCCAGGTGAACGACAAGGCGGAGCCATGA
- the mftE gene encoding mycofactocin biosynthesis peptidyl-dipeptidase MftE: MTARLTELTWPEVAEAAPHSLLAVPVGATEQHGPHLPYTVDTEIAVELCDRLAQGRSILVAPPVTYGSSGEHAGFPGTLSIGREAVEHLLVELVRSADDFAGVVLVSAHGGNAEPVRRAVQTLRTEGRRTLAWAPTGRPDDTHAGRTETSVMLALRPAAVRLDQAEPGNTTPLTNLINVLRANGVRAASPNGVLGDPRGATPEEGARLLTTWTTALTAAVNTWAWPDDQGQREGEGPEDRPPGGAVS, encoded by the coding sequence ATGACGGCCCGCCTGACGGAACTGACCTGGCCCGAGGTAGCCGAAGCCGCCCCGCACAGCCTCCTCGCGGTCCCGGTCGGCGCCACCGAACAACACGGCCCGCACCTGCCCTACACCGTCGACACCGAGATCGCGGTCGAGCTGTGCGACCGCCTGGCGCAAGGGAGATCCATCCTGGTCGCGCCGCCCGTGACCTACGGCTCCAGCGGAGAGCACGCGGGATTCCCGGGCACCCTGTCGATCGGCCGCGAAGCGGTCGAGCACCTGCTGGTGGAGCTCGTCCGCTCCGCGGACGACTTCGCGGGAGTGGTGCTGGTGTCAGCCCACGGAGGCAATGCCGAACCGGTCCGCCGAGCCGTCCAGACCCTGAGAACGGAAGGCCGCCGGACGCTAGCCTGGGCACCGACCGGCCGACCCGACGACACCCACGCGGGCCGCACCGAAACCTCGGTAATGCTGGCACTGCGCCCAGCAGCAGTGCGCCTAGACCAAGCCGAGCCAGGCAACACCACGCCACTCACGAACCTGATCAACGTCCTGCGCGCCAACGGAGTGCGCGCGGCCAGCCCCAACGGAGTCCTAGGTGACCCCCGAGGCGCAACACCCGAGGAGGGTGCGCGGCTCCTCACCACCTGGACAACGGCCCTCACAGCGGCGGTGAACACCTGGGCCTGGCCGGATGACCAGGGCCAACGCGAAGGGGAGGGCCCCGAAGATCGTCCCCCCGGAGGTGCGGTAAGCTAA